The Capra hircus breed San Clemente chromosome 22, ASM170441v1, whole genome shotgun sequence DNA segment TCAGGACCAGGGGGGAGGAGGTGGGTGACTAACTGCACTTCAGGGGAAGGAATCAGGTCTAGGGGGGCCCTGAATAAAGGAGCCTTGATGCTGGATGGATGTTGTACACGtgggcatgctcagttgtgtccaactctttctgaccctaaggactgtagcccgccaggcttctctgtccatgggattttccaggcaagaatactggagtgggttgccatttcttattccagggcatcttcctgaccctgggatcgaacccgcgtctcctgtgtctcctgcacgggcaggtggattcattaccactgtgccacctgggaagccctggagggATGTTACTTGGGGTCCTTGTTGCTGGGACCTTCTGTGGTCAGAGGTCTGATGGACAATGGCTTAAATCTGTTATGTTCCAGGGAAGCGCCGCCGAGCTGCTATGGACTTCCCAGGAGCCTCAGTCATTGTTCCCCAGCTGAAGAGCAAGGCACAGCGGAGGCGTGTGGGGTTAATGTGTGACGGGGCTCCCGTGCGGGCACAGAGTCCCATCCTGAGTCCAGAGGGTACTGTGATCGGTAGGTGGACCAGGGAAGCTGGAGCCTTGTCCCTCCCTTAGGAGGGTGGGAGCCCTGGGCTGGCAAGGGGGTATTGATACACAGTCTCTGCCTGGACAGGTGCTGTGACCAGTGGCTGCCCCTCACCCTGCCTGAAAAAGAATGTGGCGATGGGTTATGTACCCTACGAGTACAGTCGGCCAGGCACCCCGCTGCTGGTAGAGGTGCGGCGGAAGCAGCAGCCGGCCGTGGTCAGCAAGATGCCCTTTGTGCCCACAAACTACTATATCCTTAAGTGAGGGTGACTGGGGGACGGGGCCCTTCCAGGAGCCTCACACTGGAGGGCAGTCTAGCAGGGGTTAGTTAGGAAGCTCAGGCAGAAACACACCCAAGGTGGGTGGCTAGGTGGATACTGGTTCTCGTCTGGGTGAGCATGGACACACCACCCATTGCTGCCTCATGTCGTTGCCACTAAGAGCGCATTTCTGAGTGATGGACCAGCCCCGTGCCACTGACCCCTCTCTTGCCTGCTGGAGATGAATTCTGGTATCTCATCCTTCCAAAAGGCTCACTTCAAGGGGGGAGAAAGCCTGCGCAACCTACCTCACCATGGTTTCTCACACTGCAGTGCCGGCTACCTCCTCTAGTTCACTGGCCATGAAGGCAAGCCGTTGCCTCTCTCTGGGCAGGGATGTGATTCCTGACTCATAGAGGGTTGGCCCAGTAGGGCTGTGGGGCCCGTGTGTAAACTCAGGGGTGGCTGAGGCAGGCGTGGATCCACTCTTTCACATTCTCCAGTTGGCCCAGTCTGCTGCCCAGTCGCCAGCCACACCAGGCCAGGCTCGCCAGCTGTTGTTCTGAGCCCCAGGGCTGCTATGGACAGGCTGGGCCTCCTCCCCGGCTTGCCTTATCCTGGACTGACCTTCACCCCTGGGACTTATTATTGGACTCCACAGACtactaaaaaaacaaataaataaatgagcttCCTTCCTTCTTGTTCACTAGAGTCTCTAGCTTCACTGTTCTCTGAACACAGGCTTCCTGGGGGTGCCACTCTAATGCCGGCCTGCCtggctgaggctcagagtgggTTCCCCTTGAGGCAGGCAGCTCTGTAAGAACTAAAGTGGTGCCCCTATTTGGCACCATCACTGCTGGTAGGAAGCTGACATCCCCTCTCCACCTCTGCAAGTCTGGGTGCTCAGGGGCAGCGGCCCCCAGGGTGTTCCCTCCCCAGTTTCTGCTGTGCATGCGCACTCCGTCCTGTCTGAATAACCACACAGTTGATGCACTTTCAGGTTTAATAAGCCACATCCTCAGTTGAGCCCGGGGTGAAATGTGAGACCAACTGTGAAGTGAGTGTGGTGTCTGTTGTCAGTAGGCGGGCCCGGGGCTGCAGAACCATCATCCCACCACCAGTCCTCATGCACGTGCTCAGCACAGTCCTACTCCAGTGCACAGTGCAAAGATGGCCTAGGCTGCCAGAtggcaatgtgacatttaccagaGAGGAAGCAAGCAGTGGGACACTGAGGTAGCTGCTGGCCCAGCAAAGCAGGCAGAAGTACGACcactggggagggaggcaggtccGGGCCCACACTGCTCATCTGGAGCTCGTGTGGCCCACTGTGGAAGTGGCAGGGTTGCCTAGCATATGGGCAGGACGAAGCTCCTCTGGTCCTGGGTAAAGATGGGAAGTGGGGAGGCTGCAGGGCATGATGGGGCTGCTCTGCACTAGCTGCTTAGTATGTCCCTGTGACTGGCGGGGCACAGATGCACAACCCCATGGGCACTTAGGCAGTGGGGGTGGGAAGTCACCCCTGAGACTCAGCCTCTTTTAGGTACCCAGCTTCCTTCTGGGAGGGATTAAGAGGTGTATGAGTATGATGCTTGGGAAAAAAACTTACACAGCCTGACTCCCACCTGGAGAGGTCAAAGGAGGTGGGTGTTTGGTGCCTTCATGTCTGGAGGGTGCCAGCTGCCCCGTCTTATACTAGAATGGACAGCTAAGTAACCACAGAATATAAGGCTGTGTCCAGGACAGGATTCCCTGGCTCCCTGCCAGCAAAGCAAAAGCGAAGAAATGCAGCAAACTCAAGGTTCGGGGGAAAACAGacctgcctgaaaaatctcagagGTGATCAACCTCAGGCTTCCTCTCAGGGACAAATCTCTACAGGATCACATcccagggagatgggaggaagaacAGGAAGAAGCCAAGACAGAAAATGGACTGTTGGCCTCCCCAACCACAGAGGCTTCTGAGCTGACCCCTGAGAGGAGGAGGTCTTCTCTCCTTAAGGCACCCAGATCAGGGtagaggcaaattctttactggcCCAATGCCTGGGGCTGCTGAAGGCAAGGCCAAGGGCAGTGGAGGCCCAGCCCTGCGAACACTGGGGTACACCTTGCCCCCAACCCCATCCCTTCTGCTGTTGTCCCTGGGGTCTGGGCAGCAACAGGACTCAGTGTGGGAGCCAGGAGACCCGGTGATACCCCTGGAGACCCCTCTGCTGGCTTCCCTTATTCTCTGTGGGTTTTGAGAGGTTCATTTGCTGCTGTTTCCCTGAAAGTGACAGAAGAGAAGAGGAGTTATTCCATGGACAGTACAACAGTCTACTCTTGGGGGCTGAGCTGGGCTCAGAAAGGCCACACTATAACCTAGACCTCTCTGCTGAACTTCCACAGCCCTCACTGCGGTGGGAAAGTCCACCACTTTTCACCTGTAGGCTTATTCTTCTTCCTGTTTCTCCACTTTGCGCATGGTGCTCCCATCCTTCACCAGTTGCCAGGGACAGAAACCTGTGCAGTGGCAGGCCTCCTAACTGGCCTTGTGCCCTCTCTATTGGTTGGGTGTTCTAGGTCCCTCCATGCCTTCATGTTTGGCCTCTGACGTCACATCTTTGTCTATCCTTCCAATATGTCACCCTTGTTCTTGCCTCCGGGCGTTGTTCTGTCCATTCTCTTTGCTCGGTACACCGCCTCGCCTTTGCCCTCCGTTTAGGTGTCTGACTTGGAAGACACCTGCTCCGACAGCCCTCACCTCTGCACTGCTGCCCGCCCTCCCTTTAAATCTCTAGCTCTCCCTCTGAGCAGTGCCTGGGGTGTTGTTCTCTGAACCCAGTGGGAACCCTGCCATGTGGTAGGAGCTCAGAGATCACCTGAATGAATGCTCTGACTAGTGACTTCATGTTTTACACATGAGGAGCTGATCCTGAGGAGGCCAGTCGGGGCACTAAGGACAGAGTCCTGCCTTTCCAACTGAGGGGCTTACAGTGGAGTGGAATCCTACAGACTTGCCACTTCATCTCTGAAATTGTGACAATAATACCATCTGCCCCACAGGTTACTGAACAGGTTATGGATGGGCTATTCAGACATCATTGTCATGAAGTCTGAGGTCTACTGCAGGCCCTGGAATGTGCTGCGAATGCCACTAAGCTGGTGGACTCCTACCTTGAGAACTCCCTTCCCCTGTCCTCAGCTCAGGAGTGGCTTCTGCCTACTAAGCGCATGGGGTAGAAATCAGAATAGATTTACTCACCAGGAAGGGAAATGCGTGGAGCCATCAGGTGTGGATCCGTTCTGGCCGCCCAGACCTGGGGGCAGGAACACATTCAGAAATGCAACAGGCTGGGGGTGGGTATCTGAGCAATTATCAGCCCAGGTCAGAGGTATTGTTTGCTGGACAAGGGACTAGTGGTATTGTCTGTTGGGGGTTCAAAGGAATTTGTACGTGATGGGTGGACTGGTGGGGTTTCCGGTGGGAAATGGTATGTTGACATGGGTCAGGGGGACAGCATTAAGTTGTGATGAGGTTCTCAAGGGATCAGTGGTAGTCTGGGGGGGGATTCGGGAGAGCCCAAAGGTACAGTCTATGGCGGAGGGGGTGTGGCCGGCCCACGGAAACTGGTGGGGAGTCTCACCTGGGCGGTGATACAGCCCGGTCACCGTACTCCCGTAGAACCCCCACGCCAGCTGGATGCACAGGAGACTTAACACCAAccaaagcagcagcagcttaaagaGAGTCACGCGCATGTCTTGCGCCTCCCACTCCCGAAGGAACTCGCTGCCGAGGGCGCCCAGCGCGCCCAGCACCGTGGCCGGCAGAGCCTGCAAGGACTGCCCAGACCAAGGCTCCGCCATGACTGGCCGGGGCCTCACCCGGGGTACTGTCACCGTTGTCCCCACTGCGCAAGCGTCTGGTCTTCCGGGCCCAGGTCCACTAGTGCGCACGCGTAAACCTAAGCAAGGCGCGTCTACCTCGCTTGCGCGAAGAGTTGGCAGTTTGGGGCGGAGTATCAAAACCGCGCACGCGCACCTAGCCCCACCCTGCTAACTTAAAGGATGAGTGACTCGAGGAGTATAAAATAGCAACCAGGTCTTTTATAGCCCTGGAGTTCCCGTGATGCCCCACGCGGCTGCAATGATTGGTTAAGCGCCTTGACTTTAGGGTGTGGACGCGCTCCTGAGCAATCGTGGCTGAGCAAGGAGTGCGCGCGCGTGCGCGGGGCCGCGACTGGGGCCGGCTCGAGCCCGCTGGGCACGCGGGAGCGCGCACGTCGCTCCCCGCCCTCCCGCCGCCGTCGCCGCCCGCTCTTGGTTTCTCGCGCTCCCCGCCCGTCGCTCTCCGTCGGTTGTCTCGTTAGTCAGCCGCCGCCTCCTCAGCCGCCCGCTGTAGTCTTCGAGCTTGCGACTCGAGGACAAGCGTCCTCGGCGCGGAGAGGCCGGACTCGGAGTCGTCGCCTGAGGTGAGTGAGAGGGTTCCCTCCTAGCGCCGCGGCGCCCCGGGCCCGCCCGCCCGGCACTCTTCCGGCCGCCCGCCGGCCGCCGCCCCGCCGCGGCCGCGCCCCACCTGCTGCTCTCGGCCGGCAGCACCAGCACCAGGACCCTGGCCCCTGACCTCGACTCCAGGCCGGGGACCCAGGCCCGGCTTCCCAAAGCGGCGGCCCCGCCCGCGCAGTCCCCGGAAGCGCGCCCCGCGGCCTCCCGCGCCCCTTCCCCCGCCCGGCCAGGCCTGCTAGAGCCCAAGCCGCCCGCCCGCGGTCCCCGTCGCTTCCTCTCTTAGGGCCGCGCCGCGCCGCGCCGGGCAGGGCGGGGGCTCTGAGCCGGGCCCCACGACCCGTCGGGCAGCCGGCCCCTGTGAAGCGCGCGTGGCTGTCGGAGTTGAAATGGGAAAgaaactctttacaactccatttTGGCTTTTGCATTTAATATGAAACATGAATCACCGTTTTATACTGCGTGAAGTCCAGTTATGTTTtcggtattttcttttttaatgcagtATTCTTTTGAGATTTTGTAAGTAAAGCATAGTGTTGAAATCTTAGAGGTTAGGATTCTTCGGTATTGAAGGGAATTTTCCGGTTGAaaggaacattttttttcatgattttaaattttgtagGATCACAATAAAGTAATAAGTTGCTTAGTCTAAGTTGCTACCTTGATTAGGCATCAGCTAAACATCTGTGCTTAGTTACGTATTAGATCCAGTTACAAGTTCATTAAATGGCACTATTTGCAGTCAGTTTGGTCAAAACCACGTTTAGTAGTTTATAATGGAAAATTGGCATTCTTTTTACCTGGAGTTGGTTTCACTCGTGTTTCTTAATAGTCCTGATTTAACATTTTTACCTCTGTTGGTAACTTGTTTGACTCTTTCTGTGTTTTAagtctttttaaataaatctttcttGCAGGTGTGTAATGGGATTGTATTCCTGCCAGATCTGAAGGggggaaaatactttaaaaaaaaattattgtaaatgTTGTTTGTGGTGAGAATTTTTCTGCCACTTAGTGTCGCACACCCAGATGTGTAATGCTTATGTACCAGTGCTTGATTGTCACTTTAGAGATGGTTCAATTTCGACAGATGTTGTTTTGAGCATTTGGCACAAGTGACATTGTTTGGACTGAAATACAAGATTAGTTCTTAATTGTAAAGGATAATTAAGAGCGATCTCTTTTGATAAATTGCCTtaagtagtttttctttttttttagagcaCTGGTGGGTGGCTCTTGGAGACATAAAATGtgtaagattaaaaacaaacaaaaatatatataacatggaATTTGGTTTTAGTCAAAGTCTAGTTCTAGATTTATAGCCTCTGTTCTCATAAAAATCCATACTAGAGGCAAGAGGAGATTAGGAATCCactaatttttttcattgatcAAGAATTTTAGACCTGAAAGGAATCTTCAGAACTTGTATTCCCAACCTCATTTGCAGATGGGAAGCTGAGTCCCAGAGACTTCAGTAAATTTCCCACAGTTGTATGTCTAGCCAGGTGCCAGCCAGAACTATTTTCTCTGTAA contains these protein-coding regions:
- the TCTA gene encoding T-cell leukemia translocation-altered gene protein is translated as MAEPWSGQSLQALPATVLGALGALGSEFLREWEAQDMRVTLFKLLLLWLVLSLLCIQLAWGFYGSTVTGLYHRPGLGGQNGSTPDGSTHFPSWETAANEPLKTHRE